Proteins encoded together in one Macadamia integrifolia cultivar HAES 741 chromosome 8, SCU_Mint_v3, whole genome shotgun sequence window:
- the LOC122086192 gene encoding uncharacterized protein LOC122086192, with protein MVCTAFKVSSDTLSQTSFGGLKQMTTRMDQLYLTIASILKPLQANVLPEKVEMIDDLRRLCVIFEHVEKLLILAASMHRKLSQAPRLSEASFSDCYSYYSPRMGTGKLESNIRKEFNTKQQVRRYERHIVENLFTPPTANQSWRKVLSMGNLLNGHEPVVREIIFFIQDSMSHDHYGDRRSPHEDIETHRMYICGTSNDLRVAHSVTSCD; from the exons ATGGTTTGCACTGCCTTCAAAGTATCCTCTGACACTCTTAGTCAGACCTCTTTTGGTGGTCTAAAACAGATGACGACCAGAATGGATCAGCTGTACCTGACAATAGCATCCATTTTGAAGCCTTTGCAAG CAAATGTCTTGCCTGAGAAGGTTGAGATGATAGATGACCTGAGGAGATTATGTGTCATCTTTGAACATGTGGAGAAGCTTCTAATCCTTGCAGCTTCCATGCATCGTAAGCTATCTCAAGCACCACGTCTTTCAGAAGCAAGTTTCAGTGACTGTTACAGTTATTATAGCCCAAGAATGGGAACAGGCAAATTAGAGAGCAACATTCGGAAG GAATTCAATACGAAGCAACAGGTGCGGAGGTATGAGAGACACATTGTGGAGAATCTGTTTACACCACCTACAGCCAACCAATCATGGAGAAAAGTTCTAAGCATGGGCAATCTTCTTAATGGCCATGAGCCGGTTGTGAGGGAAATCATTTTCTTCATACAGGATAGCATGAGCCATGATCATTACGGGGATCGGAGGAGCCCCCACGAAGATATCGAGACACATCGGATGTACATATGTGGAACATCTAATGATCTCCGGGTAGCACATTCTGTTACCTCATGTGATTAA